Proteins encoded in a region of the Cupriavidus pauculus genome:
- the cyoD gene encoding cytochrome o ubiquinol oxidase subunit IV: MAQHQSSHAAHGDSHGAAHGHASVKSYVIGFVLAVILTVIPFKIVMDGTMDRGTILWIILGMGVVQIVVHLKYFLHLDSSNEQRGNVIAFLFTVLILFIVLAGSLWIMHNMNANMMPMAH; the protein is encoded by the coding sequence ATGGCCCAGCATCAATCCAGCCATGCCGCGCATGGCGATTCTCACGGCGCCGCGCACGGCCACGCATCGGTCAAGTCGTATGTGATCGGCTTCGTGCTGGCCGTGATCCTGACGGTGATCCCGTTCAAGATCGTGATGGACGGCACCATGGACCGCGGCACGATCCTCTGGATCATCCTCGGCATGGGCGTGGTCCAGATCGTCGTCCATCTGAAGTACTTCCTGCATCTGGACAGCTCGAACGAGCAGCGCGGCAACGTGATCGCGTTCCTGTTCACCGTGCTGATCCTGTTCATCGTGCTGGCCGGTTCGCTCTGGATCATGCACAACATGAACGCCAACATGATGCCGATGGCGCATTGA
- the cyoC gene encoding cytochrome o ubiquinol oxidase subunit III, protein MTTEVLDRFGAQAPAHAHAHDDTHDHAHHDTSGNTIFGFWLYLMSDCILFACLFAAFAVLRGEVAGGPSGKELFELNYVLVETFILLFSSITYGMAMVSLQNKQKGRVMGWLAVTFLLGAAFMVMEINEFAHLVHEGAGPNRSAFLSSFFTLVGTHGLHVASGMLWMLVLMYQLTTKGITTATTKRLMCLSLFWHFLDVVWIGVFTVVYLMGAM, encoded by the coding sequence ATGACGACTGAAGTCCTGGACCGTTTTGGGGCGCAAGCCCCGGCGCATGCGCACGCGCATGACGATACACACGACCACGCGCACCACGATACGAGCGGGAACACGATCTTCGGGTTCTGGCTGTATCTGATGAGCGACTGCATCCTGTTCGCGTGCCTGTTCGCCGCATTCGCCGTCCTGCGCGGCGAAGTGGCGGGTGGCCCGTCGGGCAAGGAGCTGTTCGAGCTCAACTACGTGCTCGTGGAAACCTTCATCCTGCTGTTCTCGTCGATCACGTATGGCATGGCCATGGTGTCGCTGCAGAACAAGCAGAAGGGCCGCGTGATGGGCTGGCTCGCCGTGACCTTCCTGCTGGGCGCGGCGTTCATGGTGATGGAAATCAACGAATTCGCGCACCTGGTGCACGAAGGCGCGGGTCCGAACCGCAGCGCATTCCTGTCGTCGTTCTTCACGTTGGTCGGCACGCACGGCCTGCACGTGGCGAGCGGCATGCTGTGGATGCTCGTGCTGATGTATCAGCTCACGACCAAGGGCATCACGACGGCCACCACCAAGCGTCTGATGTGCCTGAGCCTGTTCTGGCACTTTCTGGACGTCGTCTGGATCGGCGTCTTCACGGTGGTCTACCTGATGGGAGCAATGTAA
- the cyoB gene encoding cytochrome o ubiquinol oxidase subunit I: MFGKLSLSAIPFHEPIIMVTLSAVMLGGLALLGAITHFKKWNYLWSEWITSVDHKKIGVMYSLVALIMLLRGFADALMMRTQLAVATGGNTGFLPPEHYDQVFTAHGVIMIFFVAMPLMTGLMNLVVPLQIGARDVAFPFLNTLSFWLFVAGALLVNISLGVGEFARTGWLAYPPLSGLDFSPGVGVDYYLWSLQISGLGTLLTGVNFLVTILKMRAPGMTLMRMPVFTWTALCTNVLIVAAFPVLTVSLALLGADRYLDMHFFTNDGGGNAMMYVNLIWIWGHPEVYILVLPAFGIFSEIIATFSGKKLFGYKSMVYATSAIMVLSFIVWLHHFFTMGSGANVNAFFGITTMIISIPTGVKIFNWLFTMYRGRVQFTSPVLWTLGFMITFVIGGMTGVLMAVPAADFVLHNSLFLIAHFHNVIIGGVLFGYLAGITYWWPKAFGFKLNERLGKCAFWCWILGFYFAFMPLYVLGLMGMTRRLNHTDNPAWTPWLHLAVVGVVFVALGIFFQVLQIVVSIRDRKKLADVTGDPWGGRTLEWATSSPPPFYNFAHTPVVRDLDAFADMKARGEKPRTDGYEEIHMPKNTGAGFYMGAFSLVLGFALTWHIWWLAIVGLIGMVVSFIFRANDDHIDYYVPAKEVEQIETQQLQRVASGA; the protein is encoded by the coding sequence ATGTTTGGCAAATTGAGTCTGTCGGCGATTCCGTTTCATGAGCCGATCATCATGGTGACGCTGAGCGCGGTAATGCTCGGCGGTCTGGCGCTGCTTGGCGCCATCACCCATTTCAAGAAATGGAACTACCTGTGGAGCGAGTGGATTACGTCCGTCGACCACAAGAAGATCGGCGTGATGTACTCGCTGGTCGCGCTGATCATGCTGCTGCGCGGCTTTGCCGACGCGCTGATGATGCGTACCCAGCTGGCTGTCGCCACCGGCGGCAATACGGGCTTCCTGCCGCCCGAGCACTACGACCAGGTCTTTACCGCCCACGGCGTGATCATGATCTTCTTCGTGGCCATGCCGCTGATGACGGGTCTGATGAACCTCGTGGTGCCGCTGCAGATCGGCGCGCGCGACGTGGCGTTCCCGTTCCTGAACACGCTGTCGTTCTGGCTGTTCGTGGCCGGCGCGCTGCTGGTCAACATCTCGCTGGGCGTCGGTGAATTCGCGCGCACGGGCTGGCTGGCCTATCCGCCGCTGTCGGGCCTCGACTTCAGCCCGGGCGTGGGGGTGGACTACTACCTGTGGTCGCTGCAGATCTCGGGCCTCGGCACGCTGCTGACGGGCGTGAACTTCCTGGTCACCATCCTCAAGATGCGTGCCCCGGGCATGACGCTGATGCGCATGCCGGTGTTCACGTGGACCGCGCTGTGCACGAACGTGCTGATCGTGGCCGCCTTCCCGGTGCTGACCGTGTCGCTGGCCCTGCTGGGCGCCGACCGTTACCTGGACATGCACTTCTTCACGAACGATGGCGGCGGTAACGCCATGATGTACGTGAACCTGATCTGGATCTGGGGCCACCCCGAGGTCTACATCCTGGTGCTGCCGGCGTTCGGTATCTTCTCGGAGATCATCGCCACGTTCTCGGGCAAGAAGCTGTTCGGCTACAAGTCGATGGTGTACGCGACCAGCGCGATCATGGTGCTGTCGTTCATCGTCTGGCTGCACCACTTCTTCACGATGGGCTCCGGCGCCAACGTGAACGCGTTCTTCGGCATCACGACCATGATCATCTCCATCCCGACCGGGGTGAAGATCTTCAACTGGCTGTTCACGATGTACCGTGGCCGCGTGCAATTCACGTCGCCCGTGCTGTGGACGCTGGGTTTCATGATCACATTCGTGATCGGCGGCATGACGGGTGTGCTGATGGCCGTGCCGGCAGCCGACTTCGTGCTGCACAACAGCCTGTTCCTGATCGCCCACTTCCACAACGTGATCATCGGCGGCGTGCTGTTTGGCTACCTGGCCGGCATCACCTACTGGTGGCCGAAGGCGTTCGGCTTCAAGCTGAACGAGCGTCTGGGCAAGTGCGCGTTCTGGTGCTGGATCCTGGGGTTCTACTTCGCGTTCATGCCGCTGTACGTGCTCGGCCTGATGGGCATGACCCGTCGTCTGAACCATACCGACAACCCCGCATGGACCCCGTGGCTGCATCTGGCCGTGGTGGGCGTGGTGTTCGTGGCGCTGGGCATCTTCTTCCAGGTGCTGCAGATCGTCGTGTCGATCCGCGACCGCAAGAAGCTGGCCGATGTGACCGGCGACCCGTGGGGCGGCCGTACGCTGGAGTGGGCCACCTCGTCGCCGCCGCCGTTCTACAACTTCGCGCACACCCCGGTGGTGCGTGACCTGGACGCGTTCGCGGACATGAAGGCGCGTGGCGAGAAGCCGCGTACCGATGGCTACGAAGAGATCCATATGCCGAAGAACACGGGCGCCGGCTTCTATATGGGTGCCTTCAGCCTGGTGCTGGGCTTCGCGCTGACGTGGCACATCTGGTGGCTTGCCATCGTGGGCCTGATCGGCATGGTGGTGTCGTTCATCTTCCGTGCGAACGACGACCATATCGACTACTACGTGCCGGCCAAGGAGGTCGAGCAGATTGAGACGCAACAGCTGCAACGTGTTGCTTCGGGGGCCTGA
- the cyoA gene encoding ubiquinol oxidase subunit II gives MKLPRMPRLTRFLPCLGLLLLAGCNLTLMDPKGQIGVDIKGIILIATWLMLLVVVPVIILTIVFAWKYRASNTSATYDPDWSHSTKIEVVVWLIPCLIIIALGIITWRSSHELDPYKPLESNVKPITVEAVAMNWKWLFIYPELKIATINQLALPVNTPVNFKITSDSIMNSFFIPALGSQVYAMAGMETKLHLIANEAGTFDGMSANYSGGGFSGMKFKTLAMSNYDFDAWVAKVRESSEQLGAEGYKELAKPSEAVAVTYYGKVDGDLYHGILHQYMDNSGRAVAREGFDGGPVCTSRNTIGDAQVSMTTPAKPAVGAQS, from the coding sequence ATGAAACTACCTAGAATGCCGCGCCTGACGCGGTTCCTGCCTTGCCTTGGCCTGCTGTTGCTGGCCGGCTGCAACCTGACGCTGATGGACCCGAAGGGTCAGATCGGCGTGGATATCAAGGGCATCATCCTGATCGCCACCTGGCTCATGCTGCTGGTGGTCGTGCCCGTGATCATTCTGACGATCGTGTTCGCCTGGAAGTATCGCGCCAGCAATACCTCCGCAACGTACGATCCCGACTGGTCGCACTCGACCAAGATCGAGGTCGTGGTCTGGTTGATCCCCTGCCTGATTATCATCGCGCTCGGTATCATCACGTGGCGCTCGTCGCACGAGCTGGATCCCTACAAGCCGCTCGAATCGAACGTCAAGCCGATCACCGTCGAAGCCGTGGCGATGAACTGGAAATGGCTGTTCATCTATCCGGAGCTGAAGATCGCGACGATCAACCAGCTTGCGCTGCCGGTGAACACGCCCGTGAATTTCAAGATCACGTCGGATTCGATCATGAATTCGTTCTTCATCCCCGCGCTGGGCAGCCAGGTGTATGCCATGGCGGGCATGGAGACCAAGCTGCATCTGATCGCCAACGAAGCCGGTACGTTCGACGGCATGTCGGCGAACTACAGCGGCGGCGGTTTCTCGGGCATGAAGTTCAAGACCCTGGCCATGTCGAACTATGACTTCGACGCGTGGGTCGCGAAGGTCCGCGAGTCGTCGGAGCAGCTCGGCGCCGAAGGTTACAAGGAGCTCGCCAAGCCGAGCGAAGCCGTTGCCGTGACGTACTACGGCAAGGTCGATGGCGACCTGTATCACGGCATCCTGCACCAATACATGGACAACAGCGGTCGTGCCGTGGCCCGTGAAGGCTTCGACGGCGGTCCGGTCTGCACGTCGCGCAACACGATTGGCGACGCGCAGGTGTCCATGACCACGCCGGCCAAGCCGGCGGTGGGCGCGCAATCCTAG
- a CDS encoding MaoC family dehydratase: MRTIASLEELESLQGQEVAVSDWIEITQQQVNLFADATGDHQWIHVDVERAKRESPFGAPVAHGFLTLSLLPQFMANALRFENTKVAVNYGLNRVRFTSPVPVGSRLRARIGLQKVERLDPLPNAPELVGGQAYWEVTIEREGSDRPVCVAESITRRYG; encoded by the coding sequence ATGCGTACGATTGCCTCGCTGGAAGAACTGGAAAGCCTGCAGGGCCAGGAAGTGGCCGTCAGCGACTGGATCGAGATCACGCAGCAGCAGGTCAACCTGTTTGCCGACGCCACGGGCGATCATCAGTGGATCCACGTGGACGTGGAGCGCGCAAAGCGCGAGTCGCCGTTCGGCGCGCCGGTGGCGCACGGGTTCCTGACGCTGTCGCTGCTGCCGCAGTTCATGGCGAACGCGCTGCGGTTCGAGAACACGAAGGTGGCGGTGAACTACGGGCTCAATCGCGTGCGGTTCACCTCGCCGGTGCCGGTGGGCAGCCGGCTGCGGGCGCGCATCGGGTTGCAGAAGGTGGAGCGGCTCGATCCGCTGCCCAATGCGCCCGAACTCGTCGGCGGGCAGGCGTACTGGGAGGTCACGATCGAGCGGGAAGGGTCGGATCGTCCGGTCTGCGTCGCGGAATCGATTACGCGGCGGTATGGTTAA
- a CDS encoding MaoC family dehydratase — MGPVYFEDYVVGSQHHLGSYTVTEEEIVAFARQYDPQPFHVDPRAAAQSIYGGLISSGWMTCGIMMRLLVQYMPPDTASMGSPGVDEIRWIKPVYAGDTLSVVLEVLDARPSSSKPDRGIVHTIWRATNQRGEPVCTVKGMGMYGRRPA; from the coding sequence ATGGGTCCGGTCTATTTCGAAGACTACGTCGTCGGCAGTCAGCACCACCTGGGCAGTTACACCGTTACCGAGGAAGAGATCGTCGCGTTCGCGCGACAGTACGACCCGCAGCCGTTCCATGTCGATCCGCGGGCGGCGGCGCAGAGCATCTACGGCGGCCTGATCTCGAGCGGCTGGATGACCTGCGGCATCATGATGCGGCTGCTCGTGCAATACATGCCGCCCGATACCGCGAGCATGGGCTCGCCCGGGGTCGATGAAATCCGCTGGATCAAGCCCGTCTACGCGGGCGACACGCTGAGCGTGGTGCTCGAGGTGCTGGACGCGCGGCCGTCGTCGTCCAAGCCCGATCGCGGCATCGTTCACACCATCTGGCGCGCCACCAATCAGCGGGGCGAGCCGGTCTGCACCGTCAAGGGCATGGGCATGTACGGACGCCGCCCGGCCTGA
- a CDS encoding acyl-CoA dehydrogenase family protein yields MDFNLSDEQKQLADAVRRFVERSYDFESRRAAYRSETGFSEQAWGALVELGLTALPVPEAQGGFSGTAVDMMVVQQELGRGLVIEPYFATVVAAYALKLAGGQEALLEQVAGGEVKLAVAFNEPQARHALNDVRVTAKVTGGEGRLNGRKVVAIHGGQADKLVVSARTSGGDADEAGIALFVVDRNAAGVTVRDYRTIDNLRAADITFADTPATPIGAEGKGWDILEATADYAAVLLCAEAVGIIDTLNAATLEYAKTRQQFGSPIGRFQALQHRMVEMFIHAEQARSITVLAAGRFDEASPEERRRFVSAAKARVGQAARAVGQEAVQIHGGMGVTDELPAAHMFKRLTLINTTFGDVDHHIGRFAQQPGFQQAA; encoded by the coding sequence ATGGACTTCAACCTGAGCGACGAACAGAAACAGCTGGCCGATGCGGTGCGCCGCTTCGTCGAGCGCAGCTACGACTTCGAATCCCGCCGCGCGGCCTACCGCTCGGAGACCGGTTTCAGCGAACAGGCATGGGGCGCGCTGGTCGAGCTCGGCCTGACCGCGCTGCCGGTGCCGGAAGCGCAGGGCGGCTTCTCGGGCACGGCCGTCGATATGATGGTGGTGCAGCAGGAGCTGGGCCGCGGGCTCGTGATCGAACCGTATTTCGCGACCGTGGTGGCCGCGTATGCATTGAAGCTGGCCGGCGGGCAGGAAGCCCTGCTGGAGCAGGTGGCGGGCGGCGAGGTCAAGCTGGCCGTGGCCTTCAACGAGCCGCAGGCGCGCCATGCGCTCAACGACGTGCGCGTGACGGCGAAGGTGACCGGCGGCGAAGGCCGGCTGAATGGCCGCAAGGTCGTGGCGATTCACGGCGGCCAGGCGGACAAGCTCGTGGTGTCGGCGCGCACGTCGGGCGGCGACGCGGACGAGGCCGGTATCGCGCTGTTCGTGGTGGATCGCAACGCGGCCGGTGTGACCGTGCGCGACTACCGTACCATCGACAACCTGCGCGCGGCCGATATCACGTTTGCCGATACGCCCGCGACGCCGATCGGCGCCGAGGGCAAGGGGTGGGACATCCTCGAGGCGACGGCCGACTATGCCGCGGTGCTGCTGTGCGCCGAGGCGGTGGGCATCATCGATACGCTCAACGCGGCGACGCTCGAGTACGCCAAGACGCGCCAGCAGTTCGGCTCGCCGATCGGGCGCTTTCAGGCGCTCCAGCATCGGATGGTCGAGATGTTCATCCATGCCGAGCAGGCGCGCTCGATCACGGTGCTGGCAGCGGGCCGCTTCGACGAGGCCTCGCCCGAGGAGCGCCGCCGTTTCGTCTCCGCCGCCAAGGCGCGCGTGGGACAGGCCGCGCGCGCGGTGGGGCAGGAGGCCGTGCAGATCCACGGCGGCATGGGCGTGACCGACGAACTGCCGGCCGCGCATATGTTCAAGCGTCTGACGCTGATCAACACCACGTTCGGTGACGTCGATCATCACATCGGCCGCTTCGCGCAACAGCCGGGCTTCCAGCAGGCGGCCTGA
- a CDS encoding acyl-CoA dehydrogenase family protein: protein MDLNYSAADDAFREEVRGWLEANLPADIRAKVLNHRRPNRDDFVRWHKALAGKGWSAPHWPVQYGGTGWNATQRHIWDEECARVGAPGVLPFGVAMVAPVIMKFGNEAQKSYYLPRILDCTDWWCQGYSEPGAGSDLASLKTRAELTADGRHYIVNGQKTWTTLGQHADMIFCLVRTDPEAKKQEGISFLLIDMKTPGITVRPIVMLDEEREVNEVFFDNVQVPVENRVGDENRGWTYAKYLLGHERTGIARVGNSKRELGFLKRLARGQQKNGRPLLEDPVFGAKVAALEIELMALEITVLRVVSSEAAGKGPGPEASMLKIKGTEIQQLLTELMVEAVGPYAQPFDTAYLECESDHAVTGFDDAAPLAAYYFNFRKTSIYGGSNEIQKNIISQMILGL from the coding sequence ATGGACCTCAACTACTCGGCGGCCGACGATGCCTTCCGCGAGGAAGTGCGCGGCTGGCTGGAAGCCAACCTGCCCGCGGACATCCGCGCCAAGGTGCTCAATCACCGCCGTCCCAACCGCGACGACTTCGTGCGCTGGCACAAGGCGCTCGCGGGCAAGGGCTGGTCCGCTCCGCACTGGCCGGTCCAGTACGGCGGCACCGGGTGGAACGCGACCCAGCGCCATATCTGGGACGAGGAATGCGCGCGCGTGGGCGCGCCCGGCGTGCTGCCGTTCGGCGTGGCGATGGTCGCGCCGGTCATCATGAAGTTCGGCAACGAAGCCCAGAAAAGCTACTACCTGCCGCGCATTCTCGACTGCACCGACTGGTGGTGCCAGGGCTATTCCGAGCCCGGCGCCGGTTCCGACCTCGCCTCGCTGAAGACGCGCGCGGAGCTGACGGCCGATGGCAGGCACTACATCGTCAATGGCCAGAAGACCTGGACCACGCTGGGCCAGCACGCGGACATGATCTTCTGCCTCGTGCGGACCGATCCGGAGGCCAAGAAGCAGGAGGGCATTTCGTTCCTGCTCATCGACATGAAGACGCCGGGCATCACCGTGCGGCCGATCGTCATGCTCGACGAGGAGCGCGAGGTCAACGAGGTGTTCTTCGACAACGTGCAGGTGCCGGTGGAGAACCGCGTCGGCGACGAGAACCGCGGCTGGACCTACGCCAAGTACCTGCTCGGCCACGAGCGCACGGGCATCGCGCGCGTGGGCAATTCCAAGCGCGAGCTCGGCTTCCTCAAGCGCCTGGCGCGCGGGCAGCAGAAGAACGGCAGGCCGCTGCTCGAAGACCCCGTGTTCGGCGCGAAGGTGGCCGCGCTCGAGATCGAGCTGATGGCGCTGGAGATCACCGTGCTGCGCGTGGTGTCGAGCGAGGCGGCCGGCAAGGGCCCGGGGCCCGAGGCATCGATGCTCAAGATCAAGGGCACCGAGATCCAGCAGCTGCTGACCGAACTGATGGTCGAGGCCGTGGGCCCGTACGCGCAGCCGTTCGACACGGCCTACCTCGAGTGCGAGAGCGACCACGCGGTGACGGGCTTCGACGATGCCGCGCCGCTGGCCGCGTACTACTTCAACTTCCGCAAGACCTCGATCTACGGCGGTTCCAACGAAATTCAGAAGAACATCATCAGCCAGATGATCCTGGGGCTGTGA
- a CDS encoding DUF1178 family protein, giving the protein MKVLDLRCAQDHRFEGWFASEEDAQSQIARDLVQCPVCGDHAVSRLPSAPRLNLSGATAPTGGGKPAGRQGGESAGMSDDARQALQALQSHYLKAVRQVLAQTEDVGDRFAEEARRMHYQEAPERGIRGQASREEVQALAEEGIDAFPLVVPDALKQTAH; this is encoded by the coding sequence ATGAAGGTGCTCGACCTGCGCTGTGCGCAAGACCATCGTTTCGAGGGCTGGTTCGCCTCGGAGGAAGATGCGCAATCGCAGATTGCACGCGATCTGGTCCAGTGCCCGGTCTGTGGCGACCATGCGGTCAGCCGTCTGCCGAGCGCGCCGCGCCTGAATCTGTCGGGTGCGACCGCGCCGACGGGCGGCGGCAAGCCGGCCGGCCGGCAGGGTGGAGAGAGTGCGGGGATGTCCGACGACGCGCGACAGGCGCTGCAGGCCCTGCAATCCCACTACTTGAAGGCCGTGCGGCAGGTACTCGCACAGACCGAGGACGTTGGCGACCGCTTTGCCGAGGAGGCGCGGCGCATGCACTACCAGGAGGCGCCCGAACGCGGCATTCGCGGTCAGGCGTCGCGCGAGGAAGTGCAGGCGCTGGCCGAAGAGGGCATCGACGCCTTTCCGCTCGTGGTGCCCGACGCGCTCAAGCAGACGGCACACTGA
- a CDS encoding NUDIX domain-containing protein produces MTKKIDDPTTASDDGLREHPVASATLHRGKFLTLKQDIVRLPDGKQAGREYVLHPGAVMMIPLFDDGTVLMERQFRYPIGEVMLEFPAGKLDPEEGAQRCGERELIEETGYRAARWDYLTRIHPVISYSTEFIDLFLARDLTAGAAELDDGEFLETFITPAGQVIDWVRQGRITDVKTIIGAFWLEKVLSGAWQPGEQVLPPLPGRPA; encoded by the coding sequence ATGACGAAGAAGATCGACGACCCCACGACCGCATCGGACGACGGTCTGCGGGAACATCCGGTCGCCTCGGCCACCCTCCATCGCGGCAAGTTCCTGACGCTCAAGCAGGACATCGTGCGCCTGCCGGACGGCAAGCAGGCCGGCCGCGAGTACGTGCTCCATCCGGGCGCGGTCATGATGATTCCGCTGTTCGACGATGGCACGGTGCTCATGGAGCGCCAGTTCCGCTATCCGATCGGTGAGGTCATGCTCGAGTTTCCGGCCGGCAAGCTGGATCCGGAAGAGGGCGCGCAGCGCTGCGGCGAGCGCGAACTGATCGAGGAAACCGGTTACCGCGCGGCGCGCTGGGATTACCTCACGCGCATCCATCCCGTCATCTCCTATTCCACCGAGTTCATCGACCTGTTCCTTGCGCGCGACCTGACCGCGGGCGCGGCCGAACTCGACGATGGCGAGTTCCTCGAGACGTTCATCACCCCGGCCGGGCAGGTCATCGACTGGGTGCGGCAGGGGCGCATTACCGACGTCAAGACGATCATCGGCGCGTTCTGGCTCGAGAAGGTGCTGTCGGGGGCATGGCAGCCGGGCGAGCAGGTGCTGCCGCCGCTGCCGGGGCGTCCTGCCTGA
- a CDS encoding DUF2818 family protein: MSASAGGWFVILLALVCANLPFINQRLFGAVALKWARKPMWLRLVELLVWYAVAGAAGFAVEASLGNTFPQGWQFYAITLCMMLVFAFPGFTWQYLVKHRAA, translated from the coding sequence GTGAGTGCATCCGCTGGCGGTTGGTTTGTCATCTTGCTGGCACTGGTCTGTGCCAATCTGCCGTTCATCAACCAGCGGCTGTTCGGCGCGGTCGCGCTGAAGTGGGCGCGCAAGCCGATGTGGCTGCGCCTCGTCGAGCTGCTGGTCTGGTACGCCGTGGCGGGTGCCGCGGGCTTTGCCGTCGAGGCGAGCCTTGGCAACACGTTCCCGCAGGGCTGGCAGTTCTACGCGATCACGCTCTGCATGATGCTCGTGTTCGCGTTTCCCGGCTTTACCTGGCAATACCTCGTCAAACACCGCGCGGCCTGA
- the nuoN gene encoding NADH-quinone oxidoreductase subunit NuoN — protein MQASSSLAPVAPIIFLAIAIAAINWIDLARGKGRQSVAYPLSLLTTLVLTVWFAINASHGDTHYAFANLVVIDPMANVLSAFCSLGLLITLVYTRRYLQERDMFAGEFYMLALFTLGGQIVMITGNNFLTLYLGLELLSLASYALVALRRESRVTSESAMKYFVLGALASGFLLYGVSMMYGATGSLNLGEVFRVVESGRVNTTMLAFGVVFIVAGLSFKLGAAPFHMWIPDIYQGSPTAVTLLIAGGPKVAAFALMVRVLVDGLLPLATDWQAMLVVLAVVSLAIGNLTAIVQTNLKRMLAYSTISHMGFVLLGLLSGVAGGSATGAAEAYSGSMFYSVTYLLTTLGTFGLILLRTGKGFEAESLDDLKGMSRKNPWFAFLMLVMMFSMAGIPPMVGFYAKLAVLEAVVKAGMSWLAVVAVLFSLIGAFYYLRVVKLMYFDAPAGEEPLEATAGLRGVLSINGLAVILLGLFPAALMNLCYQAIRASLGS, from the coding sequence ATGCAAGCGTCTTCTAGCCTGGCCCCCGTGGCGCCAATCATTTTCCTGGCGATCGCCATTGCGGCGATCAACTGGATCGACCTCGCGCGCGGCAAGGGCCGCCAGAGCGTCGCCTATCCGCTTTCGCTGCTGACCACGCTGGTGCTGACCGTCTGGTTCGCGATCAACGCGAGCCACGGCGACACGCACTATGCGTTCGCGAACCTGGTCGTGATCGATCCGATGGCCAACGTGCTGTCGGCCTTCTGCTCGCTCGGCCTGCTGATCACGCTCGTGTACACGCGCCGCTATCTGCAGGAACGCGACATGTTCGCGGGCGAGTTCTACATGCTCGCGCTGTTCACGCTCGGCGGTCAGATCGTGATGATCACCGGCAACAACTTCCTGACGCTGTATCTCGGTCTGGAACTGCTGTCGCTGGCGTCGTACGCGCTGGTGGCGCTGCGCCGCGAATCGCGCGTGACGTCGGAATCGGCCATGAAGTACTTCGTGCTCGGCGCGCTGGCTTCGGGCTTCCTGCTCTACGGCGTGTCGATGATGTACGGCGCGACCGGTTCGCTGAACCTCGGTGAAGTGTTCCGCGTGGTCGAGTCGGGCCGCGTGAACACGACGATGCTCGCGTTCGGCGTGGTGTTCATCGTTGCCGGCCTGTCGTTCAAGCTCGGCGCCGCACCGTTCCACATGTGGATTCCGGACATCTACCAGGGTTCGCCGACCGCGGTGACGCTGCTGATCGCCGGGGGTCCGAAGGTGGCCGCGTTCGCGCTGATGGTGCGTGTGCTCGTGGACGGCCTGCTGCCGCTGGCTACCGACTGGCAGGCGATGCTGGTGGTGCTGGCCGTGGTGTCGCTGGCCATCGGCAACCTGACCGCGATCGTCCAGACCAACCTCAAGCGGATGCTCGCGTACTCGACCATCTCGCACATGGGCTTCGTGCTGCTGGGCCTGCTGTCGGGCGTGGCGGGCGGTTCGGCCACCGGCGCGGCCGAGGCCTATAGCGGCTCGATGTTCTACTCGGTGACGTACCTGCTGACGACGCTGGGCACGTTCGGCCTGATCCTGCTGCGTACCGGCAAGGGCTTCGAGGCGGAATCGCTCGACGACCTGAAGGGCATGTCGCGCAAGAACCCGTGGTTCGCGTTCCTGATGCTGGTAATGATGTTCTCCATGGCGGGCATTCCCCCGATGGTGGGCTTCTACGCCAAGCTGGCCGTGCTGGAAGCGGTGGTCAAGGCTGGCATGAGCTGGCTGGCCGTGGTCGCGGTGCTGTTCTCGCTGATCGGCGCGTTCTACTACCTGCGCGTGGTCAAGCTGATGTACTTCGATGCACCGGCCGGCGAAGAGCCGCTGGAAGCCACGGCAGGCCTGCGCGGCGTGCTGAGCATCAACGGCCTGGCCGTGATCCTGCTGGGCCTGTTCCCCGCGGCGCTGATGAACCTGTGCTACCAGGCCATCCGCGCGTCGCTGGGTTCGTGA